CGTGTTGATAGTTGTTCATCTACGTTTTCACATgtacaacgcttgcaaatccaTGGTCCATTAGGGCTTTTATCCAATTTCGTTGGGCCATGACAATTCTGGTGAAATGCATTTTGACAATCACAACAGAAAAGCAAATTTCCCTAAAAATTATTGTAAGTTTGAATCTTATATTATATATGTAATAAGCATAAATGGGGCTTACACCGCGCAACGATTTTCCACATACAACACATTCAATGCATTGAAAGCATCGAAAATTAAGTTGAATAGGAAATTTTGAATATACCGGATGAGCACGAAGACATTTTGAGTGAGCTGCAAAATAAATTTATGAGACAATGTGACATAAACTGGAAATCGATCTAATACCTCTGAAAGCACAACTGGAACAATCAATCAATTTGAATCCTCTTCTGAGTTGTCCTATCTTGTGGCACATATCGCAAATAGGTTCTCGTTTGAATTCCTGCTTCTGGGTTGTAATAAGTGAAACGTTGCCACACGATGATCCTACTAAACGTCCGCTCTCTGGCGACATAGAACCAAAAACTTTTGGTTTATAGTTACTTGTTTTCGTTGACACTAATGGGCTTAATGATAAACGTGGTTTAGCAACATCGCTAGCTCCATTATCCGTATTTCTGGCTGGTTTCACAGGTGATTGCAAGCCTATCGTCTCCGGTTTACCAGGCATCATGACCACAGGATTTTCTAATGAGCTCGTTTCAGGTTTACGGAGACGTTTGCGCGGTATATAATGATCTGATGGATCGAATACAACTTTTGCTTTCTACGAAAGATTTTGTAATTAATGTTTACTTCTACTAATTTTGAAATCAAAACAGTACCTTAGTTCTGGACCCAACGCGTGTTGAGATATTATCATTATCCTGTGAAATAGATGTTCCTAAATTGCTGGATGAGGCCGTTGCTCCTACGACTGTTGTTTTGTCTTCATTTTCAGACTCACCAATAGCTTTAGTTTTAGCCATTGTTAaatacgataattaaaataactgACACGGTATTTTTAGAGACTCAAATTacgaaaaatcattagaatgtACTTCCCAATCAACGTAAGGTATTGGTGTATTAAACAGAGCAAGAACATACGCGCTGGTTTGTTTGACGTTGTACCACAGATATACGCACCAACATGTAAGCTAGCTAAGCTGACAGTAAAAAATTAATACTATCATCACACAATACTATTTATTTGTATATATCATACGCTTTTTATGTACTTTGCTGTAAAATTTTTTAACGCATATTGCAAATAAATCTAgcttaaaacataaaaaagacaataaacaaaacaaaaagaggGCCAATGGTCTAATTACGATTGTCTTTGATATTTAATACAGCACAGTGAAGCTTCGATTTTGCATAACCAGAAAAGACGCACTTCGACATGAACATTTCAAATGGGCGTAAAAACCAATGCCATATTCTctctgtttactttctcttctactaATAATTCATCATTTCACGTCTACACGCAGAGATAATCGAATAAGAAAGTGAGAAAAAAAGAATCTGCATTTTGCTGTTAGGTCTATTAGAAATATTCCCATCGATTTCACACAGGTTTTCCTCAGATTCTACTAATATTGTATTGGACTTAAGTATTTCTGACgattagaaaagattgcgatgcgacagAACCGttgcaaaaatagaaaaaaaaaatgtcattcgCTTCCATAATAATCATTCGAGTCCATAAATCCATTTATCATAAAAATTGTACATTAAGCCTTAccgtatagcggcccttacacgagcattaaaaatgtcattactgaattattaatgaacgtgtaatggtgcagtaatgacgagatttcaaacaaatttgaaatacatcattacttagttacattaaaactgacatttttaatgctcgtgtaagggccgcttataatGCTCTAAAAACTCCCGTAGCGTACAATTAAGCAAAGacaccatattaacaagatagccagctctcacatttcccgaacaaatcattggcaacatccttttttgcgaacatagcgccctcaggcgagaatTAAGGTAAGGGCAACCCCACGCTACATTGATCGCGTATAACTTTTGTATATCTCAgtcgattttgaattttttgtaattttatggGAAATTTTATTAGGAAAACGATGAGCAAAAGTAGTGGATTCATGGGAGGGAGAGGTGGGGTGTTCAAAAGGTGGGGAAggcgcaaaaatttgaaaggaaAGTTGTCTTTTCTGTATTTTTATATAACAAGTACTGTATGGTTCATGGGAACTTAATGTTAAAAAATATTCCATGAGTAGGGTTAAAGTGaatgcgtgaagtgaatgttgcaccctaAGTTATGTCTCATGTAAAAGCGGcccccaaatcgtggtggcacctcgtgtcgatctaGAtggatctgcaagtgttcgccatgcaaattgagcaaattttacacactgtttatttgtgagcctgtatatctgttttctgtgattTAACATTTTTAGTGATGTTTGATggcaacaatttatttttctcaacgttgttcagaaAAATGACTTCTCAGGTACGTGAAACCGATTATTAGTTGGTGGTATATACAAAACTGTAATATTCATTCTTTTTAGTCAGTTTTTCGAacagaatttttaaaaaattaattatcggGCCCGATGTAAAATGAACTTGTAATCATTTAGGCTATTTTTAAATTAGCtgataattttcacccgaacttAAGTGGCGGCAGGCTAAAATCAAGTGAATATCATAACAACTAATGGGTTTTATTTtgcattgcgttggaggatgagaagttggATGAATTCTGTATTTACTTTCGGCAACATCAAGACATATGCGGGTACTATCCCAACTGAAGTTAAAATgataaatgattgaagaattcaATTTGAGTGTCTCgtttgttagtctgtgcttctaGCTACATTAATTTATAGACCGGATTTTAATATCGACTTATTTTggatgtttgatttttgttttgttgtcgTTTTAATTAAAGTGCCTATAACTAGAGGAACAACAGCTGTtcatttggaatgacagctttgttccaaaggagcaaacgacctgtcaaatacaatgtaaagctaacgaaACTTCCAATATTTcgaattaaatgttttgaaccAAGGGGCAAATCATTCTAAACTCTGTCTGAAcccaaacaagttttaccgagagtaaaaaagtttagcagggatctcgctggatttgAATgggatcatattaacaagatatccagctcccacattttccgaacaaatcattggcagcatccatttttgcgagcatggcgctctcaagcgagttcgcatcgaatctcgtacataaaagtagaagagagaaatgtcaaattcgtgcgtgcCAAAAtatcagcactgcgcacccatacaattgacatgatatgttgaatgtgatgccgtgcgatggcgttgctgaactgaagattgatatcgctccaagctgacagggtctgacgcAGGTCTTTGTTTACTTGTCAAACACTTTTTTGCGAGcacgaatgacagatacacttcaaacaagattaggcaaaactaggttggattattttgaaattacccaaacttatctagactagtttggattaaatgagattagagaagattattttggaataaaatgagtttattaatatga
This genomic window from Malaya genurostris strain Urasoe2022 chromosome 1, Malgen_1.1, whole genome shotgun sequence contains:
- the LOC131425093 gene encoding zinc finger protein dpff-1, which gives rise to MAKTKAIGESENEDKTTVVGATASSSNLGTSISQDNDNISTRVGSRTKKAKVVFDPSDHYIPRKRLRKPETSSLENPVVMMPGKPETIGLQSPVKPARNTDNGASDVAKPRLSLSPLVSTKTSNYKPKVFGSMSPESGRLVGSSCGNVSLITTQKQEFKREPICDMCHKIGQLRRGFKLIDCSSCAFRAHSKCLRAHPVYSKFPIQLNFRCFQCIECVVCGKSLRGGNLLFCCDCQNAFHQNCHGPTKLDKSPNGPWICKRCTCENVDEQLSTRSQEKQPAVILRQEPLEIVDDEAHQEFAGFSDNEIRKDSFSLSDGTINESSSQMKKEEDEILQSNSEDDSHVNTNNYESEKEKLDARLDNFENLQNWSCEDVFRYFKHYFPEHAHLFKEQEIDGPSLVLMRKSDVLNGFGIKLGPAINLYQRIVMMQNNDRDFRLTWI